The genomic window TTGCCGTTTCAGGGCATCGTCTATCCGGACTGGACCCTGGGGTATTTGTTTACCAGTATTGTGCTCGGTGTATTGGCAGCAGGATTGGCTGCGCTGTATCCTGCCTGGCGTGCCACCCGTAAGCGTCCTGCTGAAGCGTTGCGCAAATAAGCGAGGTATTGTTTTATGAACATCAAAGCCAGACTGATCACTGCATTTGTAGCGATTGTTGTAATGATTGGGGTGAACGGCAACGTCTCACCTGTGCTTGCCCAGCCTACGCCTGTTGAAATACTTGAGCGTATCGATCGGAACATGACCATCGAAACCGCTGAGATGCGCGCGGAGATGGTTATCAACTACCGGGAAGGAGATGCGCGAACACTTGAGTTTGTCTCTTGGAGTGTAGGTGCAGATCAATCGTTTCTCGAGTTTACCTCACCGGCGCGCGATGCCGGCAGTCGCTACCTCCGCCTGGAAGAAAACATGTGGATCTACCTGCCTCGCGTGGGCAAGAGTGTGCGCATTCAGGGACACATGTTGCGCCAAGGGATGATGGGGAGCGACTTCTCTTATGGAGATGCCAGCGAGCAGCCCAGTATGGTTGACGACTACGAGGCGGTTATCGAAAAGGAGGAAGCTTTTGAAGGTCGGCAGGCTTATGTGCTGTACCTGACCGGCAAAAAGAAAAATCTTGCGTATCCGATGCGCCGCATATGGGTAGATGCAGAACGCTGGGTGC from Bacteroidota bacterium includes these protein-coding regions:
- a CDS encoding outer membrane lipoprotein-sorting protein, yielding MNIKARLITAFVAIVVMIGVNGNVSPVLAQPTPVEILERIDRNMTIETAEMRAEMVINYREGDARTLEFVSWSVGADQSFLEFTSPARDAGSRYLRLEENMWIYLPRVGKSVRIQGHMLRQGMMGSDFSYGDASEQPSMVDDYEAVIEKEEAFEGRQAYVLYLTGKKKNLAYPMRRIWVDAERWVPLKEERFAKSGKLLKTATLGDVRKLGNRWYPFRTELDNALQRDTNTTLQVLELELDVPVDDALFTLRNLEDGP